From a single Miscanthus floridulus cultivar M001 chromosome 8, ASM1932011v1, whole genome shotgun sequence genomic region:
- the LOC136477352 gene encoding serine/threonine-protein kinase CTR1-like, producing the protein MMKDAKWPHAAASVGGRRGPPASSSAAGPSYTLLASSPPTSASNDGCSPHYPPALASDDDGPSSFDASVAAAKLPFEQQPHRNSPQLGVADWLRLQRQSSGSSVGGDDGEVSSTVSSTLANAVEYRDKGDADRPPSSSSKSWVQQAEEAYHLQLALALRLCSEASSAADPNFLDSSSTAAADHLQHIASPQSLSHRFWVNGSLSYSDKVPDGFYLIQGMDPFIWTLCNDVHDGGRVPSIESLKAVNPTDSAIEVVIVDKVADYDLRQLISMAIDVSRNRADSKEIATRLAAVVSTKMGGSVAATEEHELGLRWRDSVGFLKISSGSVVLPIGKLSIGFCCHRALLFKTLADSINLPCRVVKGCKYCKAGAATSCLVRFGHDREYLIDLIGNPGFLSEPDSLLNGLSSISVSSPLRPPKHDSADISDNFKLLAKQYFLDCQSLNLMFSDPAAGTVIDLDEPMGSNLGPNSSHATNSDCQATFTHLKDGTQRGSQDGSFIMQRSSPEDTQSGLSDPFSDMSLEIEDLIIPWSELVLKEKIGAGSFGTVHRADWNGSDVAVKILMEQDFHPERLKEFLREVAIMRSLRHPNIVLLMGAVTQPPNLSIVTEYLSRGSLYRLLHRHGARENLDERENLDERRRLSMAFDVAKGMNYLHKRNPPIVHRDLKSPNLLVDKKYTVKVCDFGLSRLKANTFLSSKTAAGTPEWMAPEVLREEPSNEKSDVYSFGVILWEIMTLQKPWSNLNPAQVVAAVGFMGRRLEIPSSVDPKVAAVIESCWVREPWRRPSFVSIMESLKPLIKTLPPNQLLEEN; encoded by the exons ATGATGAAGGATGCGAAGTGGCCGCACGCGGCGGCGAGCGTCGGTGGGAGGCGAGGGCCCCCCGCCTCATCATCCGCCGCGGGGCCGTCGTACACTCTCCTCGCGTCCTCCCCGCCCACCAGCGCCAGCAACGACGGCTGCTCGCCGCACTACCCTCCCGCGCTCGCGTCCGACGACGACGGGCCCTCCTCGTTCGACGCGTCCGTTGCTGCCGCGAAGCTTCCGTTCGAGCAGCAGCCGCACAGGAACAGCCCCCAACTCGGTGTCGCGGACTGGCTGCGGCTGCAGCGGCAGTCCAGCGGGAGCAGCGTCGGGGGCGACGACGGCGAGGTATCCTCCACCGTCTCCTCCACCCTCGCCAACGCCGTGGAGTACAGGGACAAGGGCGACGCGGACCGCccgccgagcagcagcagcaagagctGGGTGCAGCAGGCGGAGGAGGCCTACCATCTCCAGCTCGCCCTCGCGCTCCGCCTCTGCTCCGAGGCCTCCTCCGCCGCGGACCCCAACTTCCTCGactcctcctccaccgccgccgccgaccacctcCAGCACATTGCATCGCCTCAATCCCTCTCCCACCGCTTCTGG GTCAACGGCAGCCTGTCCTACTCCGACAAGGTCCCGGATGGCTTTTATCTCATCCAGGGGATGGATCCCTTCATATGGACGCTCTGCAACGACGTGCACGACGGCGGCCGCGTCCCCTCCATTGAGTCTCTCAAGGCTGTCAATCCCACCGATTCTGCCATCGAGGTGGTCATCGTAGATAAAGTGGCGGACTATGACCTGCGGCAGCTGATAAGCATGGCCATTGACGTTTCTCGGAACCGCGCCGACTCCAAGGAGATCGCCACTCGACTCGCTGCCGTTGTGTCCACAAAGATGGG GGGATCAGTAGCAGCTACTGAGGAACACGAGTTGGGTCTCCGGTGGAGAGACTCTGTCGGGTTCCTGAAGATTAGCTCAGGGTCTGTTGTACTTCCCATCGGAAAGCTATCAATTGGCTTTTGCTGCCACCGAGCATTACTGTTCAAG ACCCTGGCGGACTCCATCAATCTGCCCTGTCGCGTTGTGAAGGGATGCAAGTACTGCAAAGCTGGTGCTGCCACTTCTTGCTTGGTGCGATTTGGTCATGACAG GGAATATCTAATTGATTTAATTGGGAACCCAGGATTCTTATCTGAACCTGACTCCCTCTTGAATGGACTATCATCCATCTCGGTTTCTTCACCATTGCGCCCACCAAAACATGACTCAGCTGACATTTCTGATAATTTCAAGTTGTTGGCCAAGCAATATTTCCTAGATTGTCAGTCGTTAAATCTCATGTTCAGTGATCCAGCAGCTG GAACGGTTATCGACTTAGATGAGCCTATGGGATCCAATCTAGGTCCAAACTCATCACATGCAACAAACAGTGATTGTCAAGCTACCTTTACTCATCTTAAGGATGGTACTCAACGCGGTAGTCAAGATGGGAGTTTTATAATGCAGAGGAG TTCCCCAGAGGATACTCAATCTGGATTAAGTGATCCCTTTAGCGATATGTCCCTTGAGATAGAAGACTTGATTATCCCATGGAGTGAGCTTGTTCTGAAAGAGAAAATTGGTGCAG GTTCTTTTGGTACTGTGCACCGTGCAGATTGGAATGGTTCG GATGTCGCAGTAAAGATTCTAATGGAGCAGGACTTCCACCCAGAGCGTCTCAAAGAATTTTTGAGAGAG GTTGCAATTATGAGAAGTTTGCGACATCCGAACATTGTTCTTCTTATGGGCGCTGTCACTCAGCCACCTAACCTTTCAATTGTGACTGAATACCTGTCAAG AGGTAGCCTGTACAGACTTCTACACAGGCATGGTGCAAGGGAAAATCTGGATGAGCGGGAAAATCTGGATGAGCGGCGCCGCTTGAGTATGGCTTTCGACGTG GCAAAAGGGATGAATTATCTTCATAAGCGTAATCCTCCAATAGTCCACCGGGATCTAAAGTCACCAAACCTGTTGGTTGACAAAAAGTACACTGTGAAA GTCTGTGACTTTGGTCTCTCCAGATTGAAGGCAAACACATTTCTGTCTTCCAAGACTGCAGCAGGGACT CCTGAGTGGATGGCGCCAGAAGTTCTTCGTGAGGAGCCCTCAAATGAGAAGTCTGATGTTTACAGCTTCGGTGTTATTCTATGGGAGATTATGACATTGCAGAAGCCATGGAGTAATTTAAATCCAGCTCAG GTCGTAGCAGCTGTTGGTTTCATGGGACGAAGGCTTGAGATCCCAAGCAGTGTTGATCCGAAAGTGGCGGCAGTAATTGAGTCCTGCTGGGTCAG AGAACCCTGGAGACGACCCTCTTTTGTTAGTATCATGGAATCCCTGAAACCTCTCATCAAGACATTACCACCCAATCAACTCCTGGAAGAAAATTAG